The Faecalibacter sp. LW9 genome has a segment encoding these proteins:
- a CDS encoding SMC family ATPase, whose protein sequence is MIPVQLTIEGLYSYQQRQTIQFDDLIDAGLFGIFGAVGSGKSSILEAITFALYGETERLNAREKRSYNMMNLKSNVSYIEFDFLNHEDKLFRITREFKRNSKRFEEIKAPTVVFYEKVNEQWIPLDHSNAERIIGLSYANFKRTIIIPQGQFKEFIELGATDRTKMMKEIFNLHKYDLQENAAKLAKENQAELHKIEGKLQGFEAVSLEIIQENQNQLKIEEGQYETVLKEFNAVNESFQRLKALKLDVESLKAKKIQFDQLHGQKESMDQQQLALERYEKLYHAFHQLLIDQVKLQQAKKEDENALTQQQLQNEQIENQIKEVTLQLKAIQKDFEALADKRVEENDLELIIQNLIFSKEIEKLKERTSNGSKEVEKVQHHQKSIEEQLKLNEMEFSQLNQQRLDPQILMAVDHWFTKNNSIQEAFKLQTKKIEQFKEQADQLTSFFEAENINMDTVEADFEVLKENLAKNKTTLQQQKSEVEVQQKLAHFAHNLHDGDACPLCGSLEHPHIVEMNDVTASLEAVKAEIQAIELKQEEIQKRHTLIQQKCYQFQLVQQQLDQEKRRLIEIEEERNVHIKTFEWKEFDANNYEIFHSKKEEALALNQTLENKNQAITLLREQLDKARSDVEKFQKYLENFKLEEAEKASQIKQNISHLKILRFDDFVQEESDEVKIQLDQLKAFNQKIEKEYQLYQLQLNDLNPKLAAQQTSIALLKQRIEDQKVEEQTLYKTIETTLKEMNLESIDEVKIILDQKLDVLTLRKRMEEFRIQYETLKNSIVELEQKLENLSFDENIFEEQQQLFSQAEEKLKYTNELVINRKTEIARLSKAYEDKKEILEVQHQLQKRADLLKLFGNMFKGAGFVQYVSSIYLKQLCENANVRFHRMTRNQLSLQINENHDFEIIDYLNEGRPRSVKTLSGGQAFQVSLSLALALAESVQTNLKAGRNFFFIDEGFGTQDGDAVNIVFETLNHLHKENRIVGIISHVEELKERIPVALNIVKDEEKGSQIEVI, encoded by the coding sequence ATGATTCCAGTTCAACTGACAATAGAAGGTTTATATTCTTATCAACAACGACAAACAATCCAATTTGATGATTTAATCGATGCGGGATTATTCGGTATTTTTGGAGCCGTTGGTTCAGGGAAATCCTCTATTTTAGAAGCAATTACCTTTGCTTTATATGGTGAAACAGAACGTTTGAATGCGAGAGAAAAACGCTCGTATAATATGATGAATCTAAAATCGAATGTATCTTATATCGAATTCGATTTTTTGAATCATGAAGATAAATTATTTCGTATCACCAGAGAGTTTAAACGAAATTCGAAACGATTTGAAGAGATCAAAGCACCTACAGTCGTTTTTTATGAAAAGGTTAATGAGCAATGGATTCCATTGGATCATAGTAATGCTGAGCGTATTATAGGTTTAAGTTATGCCAATTTCAAACGAACAATCATCATTCCTCAAGGTCAATTCAAAGAATTTATTGAGTTAGGTGCAACTGATCGTACAAAGATGATGAAAGAAATTTTTAATCTTCATAAATACGATTTACAAGAGAATGCGGCAAAATTAGCCAAAGAAAATCAAGCCGAATTACATAAAATCGAAGGAAAACTTCAAGGTTTTGAAGCGGTTTCTTTAGAAATCATTCAAGAAAATCAAAATCAATTAAAAATTGAAGAAGGGCAATATGAAACCGTATTAAAAGAATTTAATGCTGTGAATGAATCCTTTCAACGTTTAAAAGCGTTGAAATTAGATGTTGAATCTTTAAAAGCGAAGAAAATTCAATTTGATCAATTGCATGGTCAAAAAGAATCCATGGATCAACAACAATTAGCATTAGAGCGTTATGAAAAACTTTATCATGCCTTTCACCAACTGTTAATTGATCAAGTTAAATTGCAACAAGCAAAAAAAGAAGATGAAAATGCTTTAACGCAACAGCAACTACAAAACGAACAAATAGAAAACCAAATCAAAGAAGTGACACTTCAATTAAAAGCCATTCAAAAAGATTTTGAAGCTTTGGCTGACAAACGAGTGGAAGAAAATGATTTGGAACTTATTATTCAAAATTTAATTTTTTCGAAAGAAATTGAAAAATTAAAAGAGCGTACATCAAATGGAAGTAAAGAAGTTGAAAAAGTTCAACATCATCAAAAGTCAATTGAGGAACAATTAAAATTGAATGAAATGGAATTCAGTCAGTTGAATCAACAACGATTAGATCCACAAATTTTAATGGCAGTTGATCATTGGTTTACAAAAAATAATTCCATTCAAGAAGCCTTCAAATTACAAACGAAAAAAATTGAACAATTCAAAGAACAAGCAGATCAGTTGACATCATTTTTTGAGGCTGAAAATATTAATATGGATACGGTTGAAGCTGATTTCGAAGTTTTAAAAGAGAATTTAGCAAAAAATAAAACCACTTTACAGCAACAAAAGAGTGAGGTTGAAGTTCAGCAAAAATTGGCTCATTTCGCACATAATCTACATGATGGTGATGCCTGCCCGTTATGTGGTTCATTAGAACATCCTCATATTGTAGAAATGAATGATGTCACGGCATCTTTGGAGGCTGTAAAAGCTGAAATTCAAGCCATAGAATTAAAACAAGAAGAAATTCAGAAAAGACACACGTTAATTCAACAAAAGTGTTATCAATTTCAATTGGTTCAACAACAATTGGATCAAGAGAAACGAAGATTAATAGAAATAGAAGAAGAAAGGAATGTACACATCAAAACGTTCGAATGGAAAGAATTTGATGCGAATAATTATGAAATTTTTCATTCTAAAAAAGAGGAAGCTTTAGCTTTAAACCAAACATTAGAAAATAAAAATCAAGCGATTACCTTATTACGCGAGCAATTGGATAAAGCTCGTTCCGATGTAGAAAAGTTCCAAAAATATTTGGAAAACTTTAAATTAGAAGAAGCTGAAAAAGCGAGTCAAATCAAACAAAATATTTCGCATTTAAAAATCTTACGTTTTGACGACTTTGTTCAAGAAGAAAGTGATGAGGTTAAAATTCAATTGGATCAGTTAAAGGCATTCAATCAAAAGATTGAAAAAGAGTATCAATTGTACCAGCTTCAGCTTAATGATTTGAATCCGAAATTGGCAGCACAACAAACTTCGATTGCTTTGTTGAAACAACGTATCGAAGATCAAAAAGTGGAAGAACAAACCCTTTATAAAACGATAGAGACCACGCTAAAAGAAATGAATTTAGAGTCTATCGACGAAGTTAAAATCATTCTTGATCAAAAATTAGATGTATTGACGCTTCGAAAAAGAATGGAAGAATTTAGAATTCAATATGAAACTCTAAAAAATTCTATTGTGGAATTAGAACAGAAGTTAGAAAATCTTTCATTTGATGAGAATATCTTCGAAGAACAGCAGCAGTTATTTTCTCAAGCGGAAGAAAAGTTAAAATATACCAATGAATTGGTTATTAATCGTAAAACTGAAATTGCCCGATTATCTAAAGCGTATGAGGATAAAAAAGAAATTTTAGAAGTACAGCATCAGCTTCAAAAACGAGCAGATTTGCTTAAGTTATTTGGTAATATGTTTAAAGGTGCTGGGTTTGTGCAATATGTTTCATCAATATATTTAAAACAATTGTGCGAAAATGCCAATGTACGTTTCCATCGCATGACCAGAAACCAATTGAGTTTACAAATCAATGAAAACCATGATTTTGAAATCATTGATTATTTAAATGAAGGACGACCACGAAGTGTAAAAACATTATCGGGAGGACAAGCTTTCCAAGTCTCATTAAGTTTGGCATTGGCATTAGCTGAAAGTGTTCAAACCAATTTAAAAGCAGGAAGAAATTTCTTTTTTATTGACGAAGGTTTTGGAACACAAGATGGAGATGCTGTAAATATCGTTTTTGAAACGCTAAATCATTTGCATAAAGAGAACCGTATTGTAGGAATTATATCTCACGTGGAAGAGTTGAAAGAACGAATTCCAGTAGCATTAAATATTGTCAAAGACGAAGAAAAAGGAAGTCAAATTGAAGTGATTTAA
- a CDS encoding VF530 family protein, translating to MEQKNNPLHGKRLDDIIEALVLYYGGWEGLGREINIKCFNENPSLKSSLKFLRKTDWARKKVEELYLKKIK from the coding sequence ATGGAGCAAAAGAACAATCCATTGCATGGTAAACGTTTAGATGATATTATTGAAGCTTTGGTATTGTATTATGGCGGATGGGAAGGTTTAGGCCGAGAAATTAATATCAAATGCTTTAATGAAAATCCAAGCCTAAAATCTTCGCTTAAATTTTTGCGTAAAACCGATTGGGCACGTAAAAAAGTGGAAGAATTATATCTAAAAAAAATCAAGTAA
- a CDS encoding exonuclease subunit SbcD, which produces MKILHTAYWHLGKRLDHFSRLEEQKLIMDEIVQIADEQNVDLVLIAGDLFDTFNPSVEAVELFYKTLKRLAKNGQRPVVAIGGNHDSPDRIDAPDPLARECGIILIGHPNAVISPFALETFKITHSDEGFLEMKLNHVSYPIRIVHTAYANEIRLKQFFGEEKEKELNRVLQEKWGQIANLYCDEKGVNLLMAHLYMNKRGAGLLEEPEGEKPIKIGNADMVYSDGIPAQIQYSALGHLHGYNNVGTTEKPVVYSSSPLCYSFSEAGQTKYVSIIEAVPNQPVQFEAIPLKNGRALVRKTFDKVESAVEWLRDNPYTLVELTIESDTFLKAEDRKLIYQSHDGIIHLIPKIKNQMKEDLVYKEINLNQDMKDLFKDYFKSKNANQEPNDEIMDLFNEILNA; this is translated from the coding sequence ATGAAGATTCTACATACGGCCTATTGGCATTTAGGAAAAAGACTTGACCATTTTTCTCGACTTGAGGAACAAAAATTAATAATGGATGAGATTGTTCAAATAGCAGATGAACAAAATGTAGATTTAGTTTTGATTGCAGGGGATTTATTTGACACCTTTAATCCGAGTGTAGAGGCGGTAGAATTATTTTATAAAACCCTAAAACGTTTGGCTAAAAATGGACAACGTCCTGTGGTAGCGATTGGCGGAAATCATGATTCTCCTGATCGTATTGATGCACCCGATCCATTAGCCCGCGAATGTGGAATTATTTTAATTGGTCATCCAAACGCTGTGATTTCACCATTTGCCTTAGAAACTTTTAAGATTACCCATTCGGATGAAGGTTTTCTCGAAATGAAATTGAATCATGTCTCTTATCCAATCCGAATTGTGCATACAGCTTATGCCAACGAGATTCGATTAAAGCAATTTTTCGGAGAAGAAAAAGAGAAAGAATTGAATCGAGTTTTGCAAGAAAAATGGGGACAAATTGCAAATCTATATTGTGATGAAAAAGGTGTCAATCTGTTAATGGCACATTTGTATATGAACAAACGCGGTGCTGGATTATTAGAAGAACCAGAGGGGGAGAAACCGATTAAAATTGGGAATGCCGATATGGTGTATTCGGATGGGATTCCTGCACAAATTCAATATTCAGCTTTAGGACATTTGCATGGTTACAATAATGTGGGTACGACCGAAAAACCTGTGGTTTATTCGTCTTCACCATTATGCTATAGTTTCAGTGAAGCGGGGCAAACGAAATATGTATCGATTATAGAAGCTGTACCTAATCAACCAGTTCAATTTGAAGCCATTCCTTTAAAGAATGGTCGTGCATTAGTACGTAAAACATTTGATAAGGTTGAAAGTGCTGTCGAATGGTTAAGAGATAATCCTTATACTTTAGTCGAATTAACAATAGAGAGTGATACTTTCCTTAAAGCGGAAGATCGAAAATTAATTTATCAATCCCATGATGGAATCATCCATTTGATCCCTAAAATTAAGAATCAAATGAAGGAAGATTTGGTGTATAAAGAAATTAACTTAAATCAAGATATGAAAGATTTATTCAAAGATTATTTCAAATCGAAGAATGCCAATCAGGAACCGAATGATGAAATAATGGATTTGTTTAACGAAATTTTAAATGCCTAA
- a CDS encoding bestrophin family protein codes for MKIYNSREWLSAVTKIHQSDTFRKLIPYIILMGCYAFVVAYIELNYINLREKSWLKEITTVHSLLGFVISMLLVFRTNSAYDRWWEGRKQWGTLTNISRTFAMKMDSILPSDDHENRDFFQTMIPMFSKSLFSFLRSDYSTFMLDEDRFESFDLQSKHGPNQVNRLMYNKINELHQNGLLTGDQLIVLDKELTDFNNVCGACERIKNTPIPYSYSSFIKKFIVLYVVTLPIGLVFSMGYFVAIAVPFIFYVLASLELIAESIEEPFGTDSDDLPIEQITLNIEKHVGEILNERHIMAQ; via the coding sequence ATGAAAATTTATAACTCAAGAGAATGGCTGAGCGCTGTCACTAAAATTCACCAATCGGATACTTTCCGAAAATTAATTCCGTATATCATTCTGATGGGGTGTTATGCATTTGTAGTGGCTTATATCGAATTGAATTATATCAATCTCAGGGAAAAATCTTGGTTAAAAGAAATTACAACTGTACATTCGTTATTGGGTTTTGTGATCTCTATGCTTTTGGTATTTCGAACAAATTCGGCATATGATCGTTGGTGGGAAGGCCGTAAACAATGGGGAACATTGACTAATATCTCACGTACTTTCGCCATGAAAATGGATAGTATTTTGCCATCAGATGATCACGAAAATCGCGACTTCTTTCAAACAATGATTCCAATGTTTTCAAAATCACTGTTTTCCTTTCTTCGAAGTGATTATTCGACTTTTATGTTGGATGAAGACCGTTTTGAGTCGTTTGATTTACAATCCAAGCATGGACCTAATCAAGTGAATCGATTAATGTACAATAAAATCAATGAGTTGCATCAAAATGGATTGCTGACCGGTGATCAATTGATTGTTCTGGACAAAGAATTGACTGATTTTAATAATGTTTGTGGCGCTTGTGAACGAATCAAAAATACGCCTATCCCATATTCATACAGTTCATTTATCAAAAAATTTATCGTGTTATATGTCGTAACTTTGCCTATCGGATTAGTATTTTCAATGGGATACTTTGTCGCAATTGCTGTTCCATTTATTTTTTATGTTTTAGCTTCTTTAGAATTAATTGCTGAGTCAATTGAAGAACCCTTTGGAACAGATTCAGATGATTTACCGATTGAACAAATTACCCTTAATATCGAAAAACATGTTGGCGAAATTTTGAATGAGCGACATATTATGGCACAATAA